From a single Candidatus Eisenbacteria bacterium genomic region:
- a CDS encoding PorV/PorQ family protein, whose product MMRRVLPILLMALLAASPAFPFAKYGGEFLATGIGARPLGMGGAFVSIADDASAGYWNPAGIIFVQSREMIFMHSERFGDLINYDAGSFVQQLGDSNRNRSAFGFSFTRLGIDDIPYTRMNETSGRVEVDRYVTDAEWGLFLSYGRLWTNSIAVGGSVKMVRKSVGDDSAMGLGFDLGALIRPWRRLSVGVNLQDATTTFLVWDDVTETILPTLKCGLSYPFDIPALKGKLTVAADLDARFEGRKSATAYWIGSASADLRLGVEYWYAERLALRFGQERSEQNDWAAGAGFRIPVGGNTLGLDYAFLENSYLDDIHRVSGSFSF is encoded by the coding sequence ATGATGCGACGCGTCCTGCCGATCCTGCTCATGGCCCTTTTGGCCGCATCCCCCGCGTTCCCCTTCGCCAAGTACGGCGGCGAGTTTCTCGCCACCGGCATCGGCGCCCGCCCCCTCGGCATGGGAGGCGCCTTCGTCTCCATCGCCGACGACGCCTCCGCCGGCTATTGGAATCCGGCGGGGATCATCTTCGTGCAGAGCCGGGAGATGATCTTCATGCACTCCGAACGTTTCGGCGATCTGATCAACTACGACGCGGGAAGCTTCGTGCAGCAGTTGGGCGACAGCAACCGGAACCGTTCCGCGTTCGGTTTCTCCTTCACGCGCCTCGGTATCGACGACATCCCCTACACGCGGATGAACGAGACATCGGGACGGGTCGAGGTGGACCGCTACGTGACCGACGCCGAGTGGGGACTCTTCCTCTCCTACGGGCGGCTCTGGACCAACTCGATCGCCGTCGGCGGAAGCGTCAAAATGGTGAGGAAAAGCGTCGGGGACGACAGCGCCATGGGCCTCGGTTTCGACCTGGGCGCGCTGATCCGCCCCTGGAGGCGCCTCTCCGTCGGCGTGAACCTGCAGGACGCGACCACCACCTTCCTCGTCTGGGACGACGTCACCGAGACGATCCTCCCCACCTTGAAGTGCGGCCTCTCCTATCCCTTCGACATCCCCGCCCTGAAGGGGAAGCTCACCGTCGCCGCCGACCTGGACGCCCGTTTCGAGGGACGGAAAAGCGCCACGGCGTACTGGATCGGCAGCGCCAGCGCCGACCTCCGCCTCGGCGTCGAGTATTGGTACGCCGAGAGGCTCGCCCTCCGATTCGGTCAAGAGCGTTCCGAACAGAACGACTGGGCCGCCGGCGCGGGCTTCCGGATCCCGGTCGGAGGGAACACGCTCGGCCTGGACTACGCGTTTCTCGAGAACAGCTATCTCGACGATATCCACCGCGTGTCCGGATCCTTCTCTTTCTAG
- a CDS encoding LapA family protein: MLRIISSFLLLLILLLVLGIAVLNPSPRVALNLYFGTFRDVPLVLALFIAFLLGSVLTFFYLLGHTFRLRLRIREMKNRNRDYERELIAIRNIPVDPGEALDEEEPRTDPSGEA; the protein is encoded by the coding sequence GTGCTTCGAATCATCAGTTCATTCCTGCTCCTTCTGATCCTCCTCCTGGTGCTCGGGATCGCGGTTCTCAACCCGTCCCCCCGGGTCGCCCTGAACCTCTATTTCGGTACCTTCCGGGACGTCCCCCTGGTATTGGCGCTCTTCATCGCCTTCCTGCTCGGTTCGGTTCTGACCTTCTTCTATCTGCTCGGCCACACCTTCCGTCTCCGTCTGCGGATCCGGGAGATGAAGAACCGAAACCGGGACTATGAACGCGAGCTGATCGCCATCCGGAACATCCCGGTCGATCCGGGCGAGGCGTTGGACGAGGAGGAGCCCCGCACCGACCCGTCGGGCGAGGCGTAG
- a CDS encoding tetratricopeptide repeat protein gives MDGFSWNEGAWPYLLGAAALVVIALVVWLARRVRRARPPRSRYLEALNALLEGDEETALRELRETVLAERTNFDAYLRLGNLLRKKGAVDRALRIHRDLDVGTFFRRKLSRTEKLRVREAIADDYMAARRARDALRVLGDLLRQNKANPRIRSKMVSIHERLQEWDRAFDLYREGFRIRNEAASAPIARYRAFCGSSFEKAGEKERAVEAYQDALKIDPKCPEALYRLGAFYHERKDLENAILYWSRFHMAAPDQAHLTFVRFENALFETGDLNRMEDVYRMILEEAPTEEHTLLNLSLFYARRGEADSALETAREAVERNPASAAARDRLVQLSIESRASDGALADLIAFLKNHPPPDRSLYCSQCGYRAEEPFWRCPQCLLWNTIFTGPARTSSASS, from the coding sequence ATGGACGGATTCTCCTGGAACGAAGGGGCTTGGCCCTATCTTCTGGGCGCCGCCGCGTTGGTGGTGATCGCGCTCGTGGTTTGGCTCGCCCGCCGGGTCCGCCGCGCCCGCCCGCCCCGATCCCGCTACCTGGAAGCGCTGAACGCGCTTCTCGAGGGGGACGAGGAGACGGCGCTCCGGGAGCTGCGCGAGACGGTTCTCGCGGAACGCACCAATTTCGACGCCTACCTGCGGCTCGGCAACCTTCTCCGTAAAAAGGGGGCGGTGGACCGGGCGCTCCGCATCCACCGCGATCTCGACGTGGGCACCTTCTTCCGGCGCAAACTCTCGCGGACGGAAAAGCTGCGGGTCCGGGAGGCGATCGCCGACGACTACATGGCGGCGAGGCGCGCCCGGGACGCCCTGCGCGTGCTCGGCGATCTGCTCCGCCAGAACAAGGCGAACCCGCGCATCCGGAGCAAGATGGTGTCCATTCACGAGCGCCTCCAGGAGTGGGACCGCGCCTTCGATCTGTACCGGGAGGGCTTCCGCATACGAAACGAAGCGGCGTCGGCGCCGATCGCGCGCTACCGGGCTTTCTGCGGATCCTCTTTCGAAAAGGCGGGGGAGAAGGAGAGGGCGGTCGAGGCTTACCAGGACGCGCTCAAGATCGACCCCAAATGCCCCGAGGCGCTATACCGGCTGGGCGCGTTTTATCACGAACGGAAGGACCTGGAAAACGCGATTCTTTACTGGTCGCGTTTCCACATGGCCGCGCCCGATCAAGCCCATTTGACCTTCGTGCGTTTCGAGAACGCGCTCTTCGAGACCGGCGACCTGAACCGGATGGAGGACGTGTACCGGATGATCCTCGAGGAGGCGCCGACCGAGGAACACACTTTACTCAACCTCTCTTTGTTTTACGCAAGAAGAGGGGAAGCGGATTCGGCCCTCGAAACGGCCCGGGAGGCGGTGGAGCGCAATCCCGCCTCGGCGGCCGCCCGAGACCGGTTGGTTCAGCTCTCCATCGAAAGCCGGGCGTCGGACGGGGCACTCGCGGACCTCATCGCGTTCCTCAAGAACCACCCGCCGCCGGACCGCTCCCTCTATTGTTCTCAGTGCGGCTACCGGGCGGAGGAACCGTTCTGGAGGTGTCCCCAGTGTCTGTTATGGAACACGATCTTCACCGGACCGGCCCGCACCTCTTCGGCCTCTTCCTGA
- a CDS encoding SPOR domain-containing protein, producing MSVMEHDLHRTGPHLFGLFLIYLLTFFGAARADDEIRRRAETWIAEGRYEEARAELLLYAESVPGTDAAREARFRAAGLERDGEAYRAALEGLLAEKEDARVRLALARYRYALGAYEGAAEDFDLAANHLAEAERADALCWRGASLIASGRVDRGLDILLRVARGEGTPAERARFLAAQIQLREGEAGRAAETAAPLLEGSNDFVLPALHLRAKALLASGRVEEARAAFTEVIDRAPGSAESVEARLGLGAAEQAERAAGGNGYYIQIASFSDGENARRYLEDRRAEGVGALSLAVVQEGDKTLHKVRIGPFADEEEAERARERLAGQGLEGHVVREDGE from the coding sequence GTGTCTGTTATGGAACACGATCTTCACCGGACCGGCCCGCACCTCTTCGGCCTCTTCCTGATCTACCTGCTCACGTTTTTCGGAGCCGCCCGCGCCGATGACGAAATCCGGCGCCGGGCCGAGACGTGGATCGCGGAAGGGCGCTACGAAGAGGCGCGCGCCGAGTTGCTTCTCTACGCCGAGAGCGTTCCCGGAACGGACGCCGCCCGGGAGGCGCGCTTCCGGGCCGCCGGCCTGGAGAGGGACGGCGAGGCGTATCGCGCCGCCCTGGAGGGCCTGCTCGCCGAGAAGGAGGACGCGCGGGTCCGTCTGGCACTCGCGCGCTACCGGTACGCTCTCGGCGCCTACGAGGGGGCGGCCGAGGACTTCGACCTCGCCGCGAACCATCTCGCCGAGGCGGAGCGCGCCGACGCGCTCTGCTGGCGCGGCGCGTCGCTGATCGCTTCCGGCCGCGTCGACCGGGGCCTGGACATTCTCCTCCGGGTCGCCCGCGGGGAGGGGACTCCGGCGGAGCGGGCCCGTTTCCTCGCCGCCCAGATCCAACTGCGGGAAGGGGAAGCGGGCCGGGCCGCCGAGACGGCGGCGCCCCTGTTGGAGGGGTCGAATGATTTCGTCCTTCCCGCGCTCCACCTCCGCGCCAAAGCCCTTCTCGCCTCGGGGCGGGTGGAGGAGGCACGCGCCGCCTTCACCGAAGTGATCGACCGCGCCCCGGGGAGCGCCGAGTCGGTGGAAGCGCGCCTCGGCCTCGGCGCGGCCGAGCAGGCGGAGCGCGCCGCGGGCGGGAACGGATATTACATTCAGATCGCAAGTTTCTCCGACGGGGAAAACGCGCGCCGCTATTTGGAGGACCGCCGCGCCGAAGGAGTGGGTGCGCTCTCCCTCGCCGTCGTGCAGGAGGGAGACAAGACGCTTCATAAGGTGCGGATCGGTCCCTTCGCGGACGAAGAGGAGGCGGAGCGCGCGCGGGAGAGGCTCGCCGGCCAGGGCCTCGAGGGACACGTCGTCCGGGAGGATGGGGAGTAG